The proteins below are encoded in one region of Asticcacaulis excentricus CB 48:
- the queG gene encoding tRNA epoxyqueuosine(34) reductase QueG yields the protein MDMRPDSPAAHKVTGFKADITTRAMALGFSSVGFTNLPQEWDAAQRLKAFIGAGYHGEMKWMEETLERRLHPQNMWNGAKSAIVLGFNYGPDSDPLLGLSERDLANISVYARGDDYHDVIKKKLKQLATDIVAAYGCELKVFVDTAPLMEKPLAQLAGLGWQGKHTNLVSREFGSWLFLGSILTDMELPQSLIERDHCGSCRACLDACPTDAFVGPYQLDARECLSYLTIEFRGHWPDRFRTAMGNRVYGCDDCLAACPWNKFAVAASEAKLKAREGFNALSLVELAQLDDAAFRALFSKSPIKRIGLATFLRNVHYAMGNSFDDLVDPDKIAALTRNLSHDSPVVRGSAVWALSRGLSAEDFGALRSQHLPQEDDPDVWSEWSRHVA from the coding sequence ATGGACATGCGACCCGACAGCCCCGCCGCGCACAAGGTGACGGGGTTTAAGGCAGACATCACGACGCGGGCTATGGCGCTTGGATTTTCCAGCGTCGGCTTTACCAACCTGCCGCAGGAATGGGACGCCGCGCAGCGCCTGAAGGCCTTCATCGGCGCGGGCTACCACGGTGAGATGAAGTGGATGGAAGAGACGCTGGAGCGGCGTCTGCATCCGCAAAACATGTGGAACGGCGCTAAAAGCGCGATCGTATTAGGCTTCAATTACGGCCCTGACAGCGACCCGCTTCTCGGGCTTTCCGAGCGCGACCTCGCCAACATCAGCGTCTATGCGCGCGGCGACGACTATCACGACGTCATCAAGAAAAAACTCAAGCAACTGGCCACCGACATCGTGGCCGCCTATGGCTGCGAACTGAAGGTTTTTGTTGATACCGCGCCCCTGATGGAAAAGCCACTCGCCCAACTGGCGGGGCTTGGCTGGCAGGGCAAGCACACCAACCTCGTCTCGCGCGAATTTGGCTCGTGGCTGTTTCTGGGCAGCATACTGACCGATATGGAATTGCCGCAGAGCCTAATCGAGCGCGACCATTGCGGCTCATGCCGGGCGTGTCTCGATGCGTGCCCCACCGACGCCTTTGTCGGGCCGTACCAGCTGGACGCCCGCGAATGTCTGTCCTACCTGACCATCGAATTCCGCGGCCATTGGCCCGACCGCTTCCGTACGGCTATGGGCAACCGCGTCTACGGCTGCGACGACTGCCTGGCCGCTTGTCCGTGGAACAAGTTCGCGGTGGCGGCGTCCGAGGCTAAATTAAAGGCGCGCGAGGGCTTCAATGCCCTGTCTCTGGTTGAACTCGCGCAACTGGACGACGCGGCGTTCCGCGCCTTGTTCAGCAAGTCGCCCATTAAGCGCATCGGTCTGGCCACCTTCTTGCGCAATGTGCACTACGCAATGGGCAATAGTTTTGACGATCTGGTAGACCCGGACAAGATCGCCGCTTTAACACGCAACCTCAGCCACGACAGCCCGGTGGTGCGCGGCTCGGCTGTCTGGGCCCTGTCACGCGGTCTGAGCGCCGAAGATTTCGGGGCTCTGCGGTCGCAACACCTGCCGCAGGAGGACGATCCGGACGTATGGAGCGAATGGAGCCGCCATGTCGCCTAG
- a CDS encoding undecaprenyl-diphosphate phosphatase, producing the protein MDYLIALLLGFVEGLTEYIPVSSTGHLLLLSHFLGFESPSNTFAVLIQLGAVLALLSLYFNKLWNVLITLPTSAESRGFAISILVAFFPALVIGVLAHDYIKSVLFESPRLICISLIVGGIVLWLVDKYAPTPDKSDAFRIDFKTSLIIGVFQCLAMIPGMSRSGSTLIGAMLCRVEKKAAAEFSFFLAMPTMLGAFTYDVYKTHNQMNFNDMGLVAVGFIAAFVTALIVVKAVLNFVAKNGYGIFALWRIVVGGVGLVLLSLGH; encoded by the coding sequence ATGGATTATTTGATTGCCTTGCTTCTGGGCTTCGTCGAAGGGCTGACTGAGTACATTCCCGTTTCCTCGACCGGCCACCTGCTTCTTCTGTCGCATTTTCTGGGCTTTGAGTCCCCAAGCAACACGTTCGCCGTGCTGATCCAGCTGGGCGCCGTGCTGGCACTGCTCAGCCTCTATTTCAACAAGCTGTGGAACGTGCTGATCACCCTTCCGACCTCGGCGGAATCGCGCGGTTTTGCCATCTCTATTCTGGTGGCCTTCTTTCCGGCGCTGGTAATTGGTGTGCTGGCCCACGACTATATCAAGAGCGTACTGTTCGAAAGCCCGCGCCTGATTTGCATCAGTCTGATTGTCGGTGGCATCGTCCTGTGGCTGGTCGATAAGTACGCCCCGACACCGGACAAGAGCGATGCCTTCCGGATCGATTTCAAGACGTCGCTGATCATAGGTGTGTTTCAGTGCCTGGCCATGATCCCCGGAATGTCACGCTCAGGCTCGACCCTGATCGGGGCGATGCTATGCCGCGTTGAAAAGAAGGCGGCCGCGGAATTCTCTTTCTTCCTCGCCATGCCGACCATGCTGGGGGCGTTCACCTATGACGTTTATAAGACCCATAACCAGATGAATTTCAACGACATGGGGCTGGTGGCCGTAGGCTTTATCGCGGCCTTTGTGACGGCGCTGATTGTCGTCAAGGCGGTGTTGAACTTCGTGGCGAAGAATGGTTACGGCATCTTTGCCCTCTGGCGCATTGTGGTCGGCGGGGTCGGGTTGGTCCTGCTGTCGCTAGGCCACTGA
- the pgi gene encoding glucose-6-phosphate isomerase, with protein MSLSEAFTALKTQAAIDAKTPIVAHFEYEADRLGTQSLSVAGLYVDVSKQSWSDAGFQAALKLFEAADLPAARERMWTGQAINVSENRAVLHVALRDSDGENARLRGAEITADVKTARDAMKAYADGIRSGQIVGATGKPFKTILHIGIGGSDLGPRLVWQALTPLKPQIDIRFVANVDGSELALNTADLDPAETLVIAVSKTFTTQETLANFLAAREWLIAGLGEEAASKHLAAVSAAPAKTSAYGIPEDRVFGFKDWVGGRYSLWSAVSLSVIIAAGYDVYERLLAGAYEMDQHFLTAPFEKNAPLLLAAAQVFNRIGLDRPSRAVIPYAHRLRRLAAFLQQLEMESNGKRTDGYGQLLPTKTCPVVFGDEGTNAQHAFFQMLHQSEDIVPLELIAVKSNPEAPLDMQQKLLSNVIAQGEAFMVGKSLQTAEAECHAAGFDAEKTAIIAPQKVCPGNKPSTLVLLEALTPETLGALLALYEHKTFAEGIVMGLNSFDQWGVELGKTLANAVLEDITGTSIKAHDPSTTAAISKVK; from the coding sequence ATGAGCCTTTCCGAAGCCTTTACCGCCCTCAAAACCCAGGCCGCCATCGATGCCAAAACCCCTATCGTGGCGCATTTTGAATACGAAGCCGACCGTCTGGGCACGCAGTCTCTGTCGGTGGCCGGGCTCTATGTCGATGTGTCGAAGCAGTCGTGGTCTGATGCTGGCTTTCAGGCGGCTCTGAAGCTGTTTGAAGCCGCCGACCTGCCCGCCGCGCGTGAGCGTATGTGGACCGGACAGGCGATTAACGTCTCCGAAAACCGCGCCGTGCTGCACGTGGCGCTGCGCGATTCCGACGGCGAAAATGCGCGCCTGCGCGGCGCTGAGATCACCGCTGATGTGAAGACGGCGCGCGACGCCATGAAAGCCTATGCGGACGGCATCCGTAGTGGTCAGATCGTCGGCGCGACGGGCAAGCCTTTCAAGACCATCCTGCACATTGGCATCGGTGGTTCGGACCTTGGCCCGCGTCTGGTGTGGCAGGCCCTGACACCGCTGAAGCCGCAAATCGACATCCGCTTTGTTGCGAATGTCGACGGCTCAGAGCTGGCGCTCAACACGGCCGATCTCGATCCGGCTGAAACCCTGGTCATCGCCGTATCGAAGACCTTCACCACTCAGGAGACTCTGGCCAACTTCCTCGCCGCGCGTGAGTGGCTGATTGCCGGTCTGGGCGAAGAGGCCGCGTCAAAGCACCTCGCTGCCGTGTCGGCGGCACCGGCCAAGACGTCGGCCTATGGCATCCCCGAAGACCGTGTGTTCGGTTTTAAAGACTGGGTCGGCGGTCGCTATTCCTTATGGTCTGCCGTGTCGCTGTCGGTGATCATCGCCGCCGGTTATGACGTGTACGAACGTTTGCTGGCCGGTGCCTATGAGATGGATCAGCACTTCCTTACCGCGCCCTTTGAAAAGAACGCACCGCTGCTCTTGGCCGCTGCTCAGGTATTCAACCGCATAGGGCTTGATCGTCCATCGCGCGCCGTTATTCCGTATGCGCATCGCCTGCGCCGTCTCGCTGCCTTCCTGCAACAGCTTGAGATGGAATCGAACGGCAAGCGAACAGATGGCTACGGCCAGCTTTTGCCTACCAAGACCTGCCCGGTTGTCTTCGGTGACGAAGGCACCAATGCCCAGCACGCCTTCTTCCAGATGCTGCACCAGTCAGAAGACATCGTGCCGCTGGAGCTGATTGCCGTAAAGTCGAACCCCGAAGCGCCGCTCGACATGCAGCAGAAACTGCTGTCGAACGTCATCGCGCAGGGTGAAGCCTTTATGGTGGGCAAGAGCCTCCAGACCGCCGAGGCCGAGTGCCACGCTGCCGGTTTCGACGCCGAAAAGACCGCCATCATCGCCCCGCAAAAGGTCTGCCCCGGCAACAAGCCCTCGACCCTCGTCCTGCTCGAAGCCCTGACGCCGGAAACGCTTGGGGCACTGCTGGCGCTTTATGAGCACAAGACCTTCGCCGAAGGGATCGTCATGGGCCTCAACAGTTTCGATCAGTGGGGCGTGGAACTGGGCAAGACGCTCGCCAATGCCGTGCTGGAAGACATCACGGGCACGTCCATAAAGGCGCACGACCCGTCCACTACGGCAGCCATTTCGAAGGTGAAGTAA
- a CDS encoding glycosyltransferase family 2 protein, which produces MSPRFSLIVLSYQSGAYLERCIEALLAQTTDDFEILLVDNASSDGAPEVVVSKFPQVRLIKNGGNLGFAAGNNAAVHHARGEWLGFINPDVFVHAHWLGEMTQAIFDYPHTHIFTSLQLDPQDQSVLDGAGDGMSFFGFPFRMGYRAARPAHIPVSEVFSPCGAAFVIKRSLFEGLGGFYERFFMYCEDADLGYRARLRRERTLLIPQARVDHVGSATLGARSDFALYHGYRNRLWLFVKNTPSPILWLMLVPHLLFSLSGALKDVLKGRGPVVGRALREAVLGLGAVMRDRHQLQSTRLLRSTDLLSQFSWDLRLILRRGLDLRSPK; this is translated from the coding sequence ATGTCGCCTAGGTTTTCCTTAATCGTCCTGTCTTATCAGAGCGGCGCTTATCTTGAGCGTTGCATTGAGGCGCTGCTTGCTCAGACTACGGATGATTTTGAAATCCTGCTGGTCGACAATGCCTCCAGCGATGGCGCGCCTGAGGTTGTGGTATCGAAGTTTCCGCAAGTGCGCCTTATAAAGAACGGCGGCAATCTCGGTTTTGCGGCGGGCAACAATGCCGCCGTCCACCACGCTCGCGGGGAGTGGCTTGGTTTTATCAATCCGGACGTCTTTGTGCATGCCCACTGGCTTGGCGAAATGACGCAAGCGATCTTCGATTATCCCCACACGCACATTTTTACCTCGCTGCAACTGGACCCGCAGGATCAGAGTGTTCTGGACGGGGCGGGCGACGGCATGAGCTTCTTCGGCTTCCCCTTCCGCATGGGCTATCGCGCCGCGCGCCCGGCGCATATTCCGGTGAGCGAGGTGTTTTCGCCATGCGGCGCGGCCTTTGTGATCAAACGTTCGCTGTTTGAGGGACTGGGGGGCTTCTATGAGCGCTTTTTCATGTATTGCGAAGACGCTGATCTCGGTTATCGCGCGCGGTTGCGGCGTGAGCGCACACTGCTGATCCCACAGGCGCGCGTCGATCATGTCGGCTCGGCCACGCTCGGGGCACGTTCGGACTTTGCCCTGTACCACGGCTATCGCAACCGTCTGTGGCTGTTCGTCAAGAACACGCCTTCGCCCATCCTTTGGCTGATGCTGGTGCCGCACCTCTTGTTTAGCTTGTCAGGGGCGCTGAAGGATGTATTGAAGGGACGCGGCCCGGTCGTCGGTCGCGCCCTGAGGGAAGCCGTTTTGGGCTTGGGCGCGGTGATGCGGGACCGCCACCAATTACAAAGTACCCGCCTTTTGCGTTCAACGGATTTATTATCTCAATTTAGCTGGGACCTGCGCCTGATACTGCGGCGCGGCCTGGACCTACGGAGCCCGAAATGA
- a CDS encoding class I SAM-dependent methyltransferase produces the protein MLARLDGLTGHLLDVGCGEGRFCRVAQGLGFSVTGLDPTPSLIAQALARDPTGTYVKAAAEVMPFESETFDVVVSYLSLIDIPDYRAAIAEMVRVLKPGGVLLVANLTPMNTAGAGLRWQTDLFGKMKFYALDHYMDERVAWEEWAGIRIQNWHRPLSDYMKAFLVEGLKLIHFDEPLPHEGPPDWIAKFKRLPWFLVMEWRK, from the coding sequence ATGCTGGCGCGGCTGGATGGCCTGACGGGTCACTTGCTGGATGTCGGTTGCGGCGAAGGGCGCTTTTGTCGCGTCGCGCAGGGTCTGGGATTTTCGGTAACCGGACTTGACCCCACGCCGTCTCTGATTGCGCAGGCGCTGGCTCGCGATCCGACTGGCACCTATGTAAAGGCCGCAGCGGAGGTCATGCCGTTCGAATCGGAAACTTTTGATGTGGTGGTCAGCTATCTGTCGCTGATCGATATTCCCGATTACCGCGCGGCGATTGCGGAAATGGTGCGAGTATTGAAACCCGGTGGCGTGTTGTTGGTGGCCAATCTGACGCCGATGAATACGGCAGGTGCGGGGCTACGCTGGCAAACCGATCTGTTCGGGAAAATGAAATTCTATGCCCTTGATCACTATATGGACGAGCGCGTGGCATGGGAGGAATGGGCGGGCATTCGGATTCAGAACTGGCACCGTCCGTTGTCAGATTATATGAAAGCGTTTCTGGTCGAGGGACTGAAACTGATCCATTTCGACGAGCCTCTGCCGCATGAAGGGCCACCCGACTGGATCGCCAAGTTCAAACGCCTGCCGTGGTTTCTCGTCATGGAATGGAGGAAATAA
- a CDS encoding cation diffusion facilitator family transporter, producing MALPFTRLINPFSFQGLTPQEMILRVSALSVFVALTLIGLKTLALMASGSVAVLASLTDSGLDLLASLITFFAVRFARTPPDKEHPFGHGKAEAFSALFQAALVFSSAALILRDAWDHLRAPEPVSGGLLSVAVMIVSLLLTGLLIMAQNAALKASQSVAVSADRAHYLTDIAGNSIALVGVGAGALGVPHIDAIAGGAIALWLLWGALHVLKDAADSLMDRALSDADQARIHELASDDPEVLNVHRLRTRISGPHVLIQMHMALRPDLTLVRAHEIIVSAEKRILSAFPNADILIHPDPDGASEPHGGIFAEAHDRVHQI from the coding sequence ATGGCTCTGCCCTTCACGCGCCTTATTAACCCGTTCAGTTTCCAGGGCCTGACGCCTCAGGAGATGATCCTGCGCGTATCGGCCTTGTCGGTGTTTGTGGCTCTGACCCTGATCGGGCTGAAGACACTGGCGCTTATGGCGTCGGGCTCGGTGGCTGTACTCGCCTCGCTGACCGATTCCGGGTTGGACCTGCTGGCCTCGCTGATTACCTTCTTCGCGGTACGCTTTGCCCGCACTCCACCGGACAAGGAGCATCCATTTGGTCATGGCAAGGCCGAGGCCTTTTCGGCCCTGTTTCAGGCGGCACTGGTCTTTTCGTCGGCGGCTCTGATCCTGCGCGACGCCTGGGACCACCTGCGCGCCCCGGAGCCCGTCAGCGGCGGGCTTTTGTCGGTGGCGGTGATGATCGTTTCGCTGCTCCTGACCGGGCTTTTGATCATGGCGCAGAACGCCGCTTTGAAGGCCTCGCAGTCCGTGGCGGTATCGGCCGATCGCGCCCACTATCTGACGGACATTGCGGGGAACAGCATTGCACTGGTCGGCGTCGGTGCCGGCGCGCTCGGGGTGCCGCACATCGATGCCATTGCCGGGGGGGCCATTGCACTATGGCTGCTATGGGGCGCTTTGCACGTGCTGAAAGATGCCGCCGACAGCCTGATGGATCGGGCCCTGTCGGACGCAGACCAGGCGCGCATTCATGAACTGGCGTCTGACGACCCCGAAGTGCTCAACGTCCACCGTCTGCGCACCCGCATTTCTGGCCCGCATGTGCTTATTCAGATGCACATGGCGCTCCGGCCCGACCTGACACTTGTCAGAGCCCATGAAATAATCGTAAGCGCTGAAAAACGCATATTGTCGGCCTTTCCCAATGCCGACATCCTGATCCATCCAGACCCGGACGGCGCGTCGGAGCCGCATGGCGGCATCTTTGCCGAAGCGCACGACCGGGTGCATCAGATTTGA
- a CDS encoding citrate/2-methylcitrate synthase, which produces MSRQWISRAEALQRLDVKPQTLYAYVSRQRIAARTDPDNPRRSLYALDDIERLTQRGPRPAEDAPPILPALSGKSALRGEAIIDSDIFIAIDNRPFYRTRDSLALSETENFETVAALLWKDEAANPFGPLKPRPDVNFTGGPRARVWGMLSRRLDEDALSEQNSERHLRLEAAGILNELFDAVTNGGPRLYFHQRLARAWKVNDPRDVDLIRRALVLCADNGLDAATLSARAAAVTQGPLSSPVMAGFAALSGPAMGGRVSRAEAYVTQVRRQGNPRVVAETLLRQGVELPGFEANQSSCDAMRAEALMAAAPHIGEDLKTIRSVGEELTGRPLGFTLALALIGRHLDLPKDAPFTLMGLGRSAGWLAHAIEQAETGSAPNVRLRYVGEHPLAANA; this is translated from the coding sequence ATGTCGCGCCAGTGGATCAGCCGCGCCGAAGCCTTGCAGCGACTGGATGTCAAACCGCAGACCCTCTACGCCTATGTCAGCCGTCAGCGTATTGCCGCGCGTACCGACCCAGACAATCCGCGCCGCTCCCTCTATGCTCTCGACGATATCGAGCGTCTGACGCAGCGCGGGCCGCGCCCGGCCGAAGATGCGCCGCCCATCCTGCCCGCGCTCAGTGGCAAATCTGCCTTACGCGGTGAGGCGATCATCGATTCCGATATCTTTATCGCCATCGACAACCGCCCTTTTTACCGTACGCGTGACAGTCTCGCGCTCAGTGAGACCGAGAATTTCGAAACCGTCGCTGCCCTGTTGTGGAAGGACGAAGCGGCCAACCCCTTTGGCCCGTTAAAACCACGCCCGGATGTTAATTTCACCGGCGGACCGCGAGCGCGCGTCTGGGGGATGCTGTCGCGGCGTCTCGACGAAGACGCCCTCTCGGAACAAAACAGCGAACGCCACCTGCGCCTTGAGGCGGCAGGTATCTTGAATGAATTGTTCGACGCGGTGACCAATGGTGGGCCGCGCCTTTACTTCCATCAGCGTCTGGCTCGCGCCTGGAAGGTCAATGATCCGCGCGACGTCGATCTGATCCGCCGGGCACTGGTTCTGTGCGCCGACAATGGGCTCGATGCGGCCACCTTGTCTGCCCGCGCCGCCGCCGTAACGCAAGGCCCCCTGTCGTCGCCGGTGATGGCGGGCTTTGCCGCCCTGTCGGGCCCGGCCATGGGCGGGCGGGTGTCGCGCGCCGAAGCCTATGTCACGCAGGTGCGTCGGCAGGGCAATCCGCGCGTGGTCGCCGAGACCTTACTGCGTCAGGGCGTTGAATTGCCGGGCTTTGAAGCCAATCAGTCATCTTGCGATGCCATGCGTGCTGAAGCCCTCATGGCGGCCGCCCCGCACATCGGCGAAGACCTCAAAACCATCCGCTCCGTCGGTGAGGAGCTGACCGGGCGGCCCTTGGGCTTTACTCTGGCGCTTGCCCTGATCGGGCGCCATCTCGATTTGCCAAAGGATGCGCCGTTTACCCTGATGGGGCTTGGGCGCTCTGCCGGCTGGCTCGCGCACGCAATCGAACAGGCCGAAACGGGTAGCGCGCCCAATGTCCGGCTGCGCTATGTCGGTGAACATCCTTTGGCTGCAAACGCCTGA
- a CDS encoding glutathione S-transferase family protein, which produces MNTPLRTLYHFAFDPHSRLVRLALGEKKLAFEEAPVKYWEPTDEFLRLNVSGLLPVLVESYDHGRNITLCENRAILEHLDESAAEVRLWPTDPQERGEARRLVGWFERKFDYEVNALLLHEKMEKRLMGMGAPNLSALRAGRDALRDHLLYFESLLEARNWLSGRHMSYADFALASHLSVIDYVDEMNWDRYKHLKTWYMVVKSRPAFRPLLADTLPGVAPSAHYRELDF; this is translated from the coding sequence ATGAACACACCCCTGCGCACACTTTATCATTTCGCCTTCGACCCTCATTCGCGGCTGGTTAGGCTGGCGCTTGGCGAAAAGAAGCTGGCTTTTGAGGAGGCCCCGGTGAAATACTGGGAGCCGACGGATGAGTTTTTGCGGCTGAATGTGTCAGGCCTGCTGCCTGTGCTGGTCGAAAGCTACGACCACGGGCGCAATATCACGCTTTGTGAGAACCGCGCGATCCTGGAACATCTCGATGAAAGCGCCGCGGAAGTGCGCCTGTGGCCTACCGACCCGCAGGAGCGCGGTGAGGCAAGGCGTCTGGTCGGCTGGTTTGAGCGTAAGTTTGATTACGAGGTCAACGCCCTTTTGCTGCATGAAAAGATGGAAAAGCGGCTGATGGGAATGGGAGCCCCCAACCTCTCGGCCCTGCGCGCCGGGCGCGACGCACTTCGCGACCACCTGTTGTACTTCGAAAGCCTGCTTGAGGCGCGCAACTGGCTGTCCGGGCGGCATATGTCCTATGCCGATTTCGCCTTAGCCTCCCACCTCAGCGTGATCGATTACGTCGATGAGATGAACTGGGACCGCTATAAGCACCTTAAGACCTGGTACATGGTGGTCAAGTCGCGCCCAGCCTTCCGGCCGCTGCTGGCCGACACCCTGCCGGGCGTGGCGCCGTCGGCGCACTACCGGGAACTGGACTTTTGA